A single window of Oenanthe melanoleuca isolate GR-GAL-2019-014 unplaced genomic scaffold, OMel1.0 S001, whole genome shotgun sequence DNA harbors:
- the LOC130265934 gene encoding olfactory receptor 14J1-like encodes MCYDRYVSICKSLHYRTLLGSRACAHMAAAAWASGFLTALLHTTNTFSLPLCTGNALGQFFCEIPHILNRSCSKFYFRGVGVSAFATSLVLGCFVFIVFSYVQIFRAVLRIPSEQGRHKAFSTCLPHLAVVSLFISTAVFAYLKPSSISSPSLDLSLSVLYSVVPPALNPLT; translated from the coding sequence atgtgctacgaccgctacgtgtccatctgcaaatCCCTGCACTAcaggaccctcctgggcagcagagcttgtgcccacatggcagcagctgcctgggccagtggctttctcactgctctgctgcacacgaccaatacattttccctgcccctgtgcacgggcaatgccctgggccagttcttctgtgaaatcccacacatcctcaaCCGCTCCTGTTCAAAATTCTACTTCAGGGGAGTTGGGGTGTCTGCTTTTGCTACCTCCTTAGTACTTGGTTGTTTTGtattcattgttttctcctatgtgcagatcttcagggcagtgctgaggatcccctctgagcagggacggcacaaagccttttccacctgcctccctcacctggctgtggtctccctgtttatcagcactgcagtatttgcctacctgaagccctcctccatctcctccccatccctggatctgtccctgtcagttctgtactcggtggtgcctccagccctgaatcccCTCACCTAa